One genomic window of Methanosalsum zhilinae DSM 4017 includes the following:
- a CDS encoding replication protein A (Replication protein A protects and stabilize the intermediate ssDNA that is generated by the unwinding action of a DNA helicase at the replication fork. In addition, SSBs prevent the formation of secondary structures by single-stranded template DNA.) yields MNIKATAENIRNKFIELDVDIPLEEIEERLNKLVTKFKVPEDEAQRSVVNYFLKEHNISKNKFYSGQFEVQQMSIDELNEDGKWVTVKGKIAQLWENSHESISQVGLIGDETGVIKFTKWKNADLPDVEEGKNYLFKNVVVNEWNDKFQINLNRTSSIEEIEDEIEIGTSTVSFTGAMVDIQVGSGLIKRCPECNRALTKGACTEHGKVEGVYDLRIKAVFDNGSTVQEAIIGRKLTEQLADITLDNAIAMAADALDQGVVMEHIKGKLNGRYYSISGSKMDRYILVDEITKGSKPDIGMIDELVARAEAVV; encoded by the coding sequence ATGAACATAAAAGCAACTGCAGAAAATATCAGAAATAAATTCATTGAACTTGATGTAGATATACCTTTAGAAGAAATCGAAGAAAGATTGAATAAACTGGTAACTAAATTTAAAGTACCTGAGGATGAAGCTCAGCGCAGTGTTGTTAATTATTTTCTTAAAGAGCATAACATCAGTAAGAATAAGTTCTATTCAGGGCAGTTTGAAGTGCAGCAGATGAGCATAGATGAACTGAATGAAGATGGGAAATGGGTCACAGTCAAAGGAAAAATTGCACAATTATGGGAAAATTCGCATGAATCAATTTCTCAGGTTGGACTGATCGGTGACGAAACAGGTGTGATCAAATTTACAAAGTGGAAAAATGCAGATCTTCCTGATGTTGAAGAGGGAAAAAACTACCTGTTCAAGAATGTTGTTGTGAATGAATGGAACGATAAGTTTCAGATAAATCTCAATCGTACAAGTTCTATAGAAGAAATTGAGGATGAAATTGAGATTGGAACTTCCACGGTTAGTTTCACAGGTGCAATGGTTGATATACAGGTAGGCTCTGGCCTGATCAAAAGATGTCCTGAATGTAATAGGGCCCTTACAAAAGGAGCATGTACCGAACATGGAAAAGTGGAAGGTGTCTATGATCTAAGAATCAAGGCAGTTTTTGATAACGGGTCTACAGTACAGGAAGCCATTATCGGACGTAAACTTACAGAACAACTTGCAGATATCACACTCGATAATGCCATCGCGATGGCTGCTGATGCTCTTGATCAGGGAGTTGTCATGGAGCACATTAAGGGTAAGCTGAATGGTCGTTATTACTCAATATCAGGTTCAAAGATGGATCGATATATTCTGGTAGATGAGATAACAAAGGGATCAAAACCTGATATAGGAATGATCGATGAATTGGTTGCAAGAGCAGAGGCGGTGGTATAA
- a CDS encoding metallophosphoesterase translates to MKIMVISDTHIKPGKPVPQFLMDIDKYDTIVHAGDFTSFEFYNLLESTGRLKAVHGNADEQKIKDLLPERLIFEADGVKIGIVHEGALSINDTTALRYLALEMEVDILIFGHFHRPLIEESDIILICPGSPTAPRMADPSFVEINVDKGSVSINILQAEGHCCNYLEFLKKLDSNEK, encoded by the coding sequence ATGAAAATTATGGTAATCTCTGACACACATATCAAGCCCGGTAAGCCAGTTCCACAGTTTCTCATGGATATCGATAAATATGATACCATTGTCCATGCCGGTGATTTTACATCTTTTGAATTCTATAATCTACTGGAATCGACAGGTAGGCTCAAAGCAGTCCATGGTAATGCAGATGAACAAAAGATTAAAGATCTGCTCCCGGAAAGATTAATCTTTGAAGCCGATGGCGTGAAAATCGGAATAGTTCATGAAGGAGCCCTATCAATTAATGACACAACAGCCCTTAGGTATCTTGCACTTGAAATGGAAGTGGATATACTAATTTTTGGGCATTTTCATCGCCCTCTGATCGAAGAAAGCGACATTATCCTTATATGTCCCGGATCTCCAACAGCTCCAAGAATGGCAGATCCTTCATTTGTAGAGATAAATGTTGATAAAGGATCTGTTTCAATCAATATACTGCAAGCTGAAGGTCACTGCTGTAATTATCTTGAATTTTTGAAAAAACTGGATTCTAATGAGAAATAG
- a CDS encoding RPA family protein: MKGYVREVAQRVFAQEFRDSNLSFKDENDLYAPQYLLTPTGAKVNRLFIIGTLTETEDIGTDSEYWRGRVSDPTGSFLVYAGQYQPEAAQMLSECETPAFVAVVGKPSTFTTAEGDILTSVRPESINVVDADTRDMWVLDAARNTLDRIDALDGSQNNIIKAIEHYNTSKTHYAEMVLKALRSLKEDSL, from the coding sequence ATGAAAGGATATGTTAGAGAAGTTGCCCAGAGGGTTTTTGCTCAGGAATTCAGAGATTCCAACCTAAGCTTCAAAGATGAGAATGATCTTTATGCTCCTCAATATCTCTTAACACCGACTGGAGCAAAAGTAAACCGCCTCTTTATTATTGGAACTCTTACGGAGACCGAAGATATTGGGACCGATTCTGAATACTGGAGAGGAAGAGTTTCAGATCCCACAGGTTCTTTCCTTGTGTATGCAGGACAATATCAGCCAGAAGCAGCTCAGATGCTATCCGAATGTGAAACTCCTGCTTTTGTCGCTGTTGTAGGTAAACCCAGTACTTTTACTACTGCAGAAGGAGATATCCTTACATCAGTAAGGCCTGAGTCAATAAACGTTGTTGATGCTGATACAAGGGATATGTGGGTACTTGATGCAGCCAGAAATACTCTTGACAGAATAGATGCACTTGACGGATCTCAGAATAATATAATTAAAGCAATAGAACATTACAATACCAGTAAAACACATTATGCTGAAATGGTATTGAAAGCTTTAAGATCTCTTAAAGAAGATTCTTTATGA